One Heyndrickxia oleronia genomic window, AATTAGTTATTATCTAACACCATTTTTTATTGCCGTTCATCACCCAATATCCAATGATGTAAAAATTCTATTCTCCGCATGATATTTTATCTTCTTAGTTTTAATTCCTCCTGCAATTTTTTTATTTCTTCTGTTTGAATTAATATATTTTGATTAACTCTGCGAATCAAATCATAGATCACAAAACGCCTAAAATAAAAATAATTCCAAAAAATATATTCAAATAATCTCCTTTAGTTTTAAATGAATTTTTAAACATTCTATTACTAATTTTACAAAAATCAGTTAAAATGGTAAATAGGATAAATTTTACAATTGAAAGGAATGACTACTATCATTAATACTAAAAAACAACCGGTTATAATATTCACATCTATTTCAGCTATATTCTTTTGCCTGATAACTGTTGCAATATCCCTCTCACCTCTATCAGAATTAGGACCAAATGCAAATAAATTTGGTAGTACTGGAATGTGGTCAGCTATCGGTATGATTCTCATTTGTTATTTAGTTCCACTTTTTCTATTTATTATAGGAGTTAAGGGAATGAAACTTCTGATGGGCATTCTATGCGGTTTAGGTATGTTTATATTTTTTTCTACTGCAGTAACCGTAGGTGTTGTGAGTATATTTACTGGTAAATTTCCAACTTCAATTTTTATAGTCATAAGTCTATGCATTGCATCTTTAATCATTAATCTTATTTGGTTTTTCATTGCTTTTCGTCATAAATCCAATTCTGATTTACATGTAACATAAACCACTCGATAAGGATGTATAATGTTTATGTTTTCTTTAGGCTCTTTTCCCCAACATTGTTGCTATTTAACCAAAGTTTTAACATAACTATCGTCTGAAGTTTTCTACCTTTCATTACATTGATTAAGTGCCAATTGTAAATTTCAGCAGTCAGACTTGTACACTAGCAACAAATTGTACGAAACAACCTTATGAAAAAACAAAGTGGTGCTATCCGTTGAAAAATCCTTTGGATAGCACCAATAATAAAATAATTTTTTCCGTTATCTTCATCCGCAATATTTTGATAATAAGTATTTAGCCAAACTGATAAACTAAGATTAAACTTAAGATGGAGCTAAATATATTTTAAGTATAGGAAGGTTTTTTTAGCGGACATTTTGAAGCAGTTTCTTGTAATTCCGGTGCATAATCACTCAGTTTTTTTATAAAATAACAAGTTTCAGGAAAATGATGCTCTAAAAATCGTAGATTCGTTTTATTAAGAATCCTATTTTCTTTATATTTAATTACCATTTCATAAATAAACTGATTCATTTCTATTGTCGTTAATCCAACTTCATGGGCAAATTGT contains:
- a CDS encoding DUF5391 family protein, translating into MTTIINTKKQPVIIFTSISAIFFCLITVAISLSPLSELGPNANKFGSTGMWSAIGMILICYLVPLFLFIIGVKGMKLLMGILCGLGMFIFFSTAVTVGVVSIFTGKFPTSIFIVISLCIASLIINLIWFFIAFRHKSNSDLHVT